The window CTGTTCAGCTCAATCCAAAAACAAAACTCGACAGCAAGACCAAGGAATTGATCGGGCTTGCCGTGGCCGCGCAAATTCCATGTCATTATTGCGTCTACTTTCACACCTCGGCCGCCAAGGCCAATGGCGCGACTGACGAGGAAATCCGCGAGGCCGTCGCGATGGCGGCGATCTCGCGGCACTGGAGCACGGTGCTGAACGGCATGCAGGTCGATTACGATACGTTCCGGAAGGAGACCGATACGGTGATGAAACTGGCCAGCGAAAAAACCGGCACTTC is drawn from Bradyrhizobium lablabi and contains these coding sequences:
- a CDS encoding carboxymuconolactone decarboxylase family protein, with product MIAAAVMATSLYALIVLARPALGEDAGSQAAYRDIQQTLGLVPTFFKLFPESGIAGAWAEFKSVQLNPKTKLDSKTKELIGLAVAAQIPCHYCVYFHTSAAKANGATDEEIREAVAMAAISRHWSTVLNGMQVDYDTFRKETDTVMKLASEKTGTSGKAAQ